The following proteins are co-located in the Dyadobacter chenwenxiniae genome:
- a CDS encoding (2Fe-2S)-binding protein encodes MAELINIKVNGKNHRVTADPEMPLLYLLRNNLQLNGPKYGCGIERCGSCMVLLNGKAQPSCVIPGAAAAVYEVTTLEGLARNNMLDPIQEAFIEEQAAQCGYCINGMIISAKALLTENKNPTDGEIRQALQRNLCRCGTHTRIIKAVKKAAAKMNK; translated from the coding sequence ATGGCTGAGCTGATTAACATTAAAGTGAACGGCAAAAATCACCGCGTGACGGCGGATCCGGAAATGCCGCTGCTTTATCTTTTACGCAATAATCTCCAATTGAATGGCCCGAAATATGGCTGCGGAATTGAGCGTTGCGGCAGTTGCATGGTGCTGCTGAATGGCAAAGCGCAGCCTTCCTGTGTGATTCCTGGTGCTGCTGCAGCGGTTTATGAGGTGACGACTTTGGAAGGTTTGGCCAGGAACAATATGCTTGATCCCATTCAGGAGGCATTTATTGAAGAGCAGGCGGCGCAATGCGGCTACTGCATTAATGGCATGATTATCTCGGCCAAAGCATTGTTGACAGAAAACAAAAATCCGACAGACGGAGAAATTCGGCAGGCTTTGCAACGGAACTTGTGCCGCTGCGGAACGCATACGCGGATAATAAAGGCGGTGAAAAAAGCGGCGGCTAAAATGAATAAATGA